GAGATGTCGCCGCGGCCGCGGATCGGCTGGACGAATGTCCCTTCCTCACTCGGCGGGATCGGGAACGGGGTGCGGCCAGCGACGTCGCCACGACTCCACTCGTGCACCGTCTCGCGGAGGACCACGCCCCAGCGACCGTTCCGGCGCTCCCAACGATCCACGTACCGGCCGGCGAAGACGTCGATGACCTCCTGGCCATCCTGGCGCCGGCCCGCGTATGTCATAAAGTACGCCTCCGAGAACGCTTTGTCCCCGACGACATCGATCGACAGGTTGCCCATGAAATGCGTGGTGAACGTGGTCGCTTCCTTATTGGCTGGAATGAAATGCGCGACGAACTCCCAGGCCGGTGCCTTGAAGGCGCGTGCGTCCTGGTGGAAGATCGAGCGCATGAGCTCTTCGTCGCAGCGGTCGACCCCGCGACAATAGCGCATCAATGCGTCGTGGATCTCCTGCTTGTCGAGGAGGATCCGCAGCTCAGGAGCGATCGGCAGGTCACCCATAGTCTTCGTCCCTTCAGGCGCGGCTTCGTCGTCGCTGCCCATCGGTCGCGTTAGGCATGCTTGAGCGCGCGGGCGATGTCTCGAGCCTCGTAGCCGAACTCGCGGAACATTCCGCTGATGTTGTTCTTGTAGCCGACGAAATACAGGCGTGGCGCGTTCGGTGCCGCCTCGCCGCCATACACGACCGGCCGCCCGCGTTCGTTGAGGATGTCGAGATGGCCAACGAGCGGCTCGAGGCCGCGGCGGTAGCCAACGCAGGCGATCACCGCGTCAGGCGTCAGACGGCTGCCGTCCGCAAGGACGACCTCCTTGCCCTCGAGACGCTCGACCGCTGGAACCGGCGTGATCCTCCGCTGCCTGACGAGCGGAATCATCCCGACATCGATGACTGGGATGACGTCATCGCGGACCATCTGCGTGACCACGCCGCGGGGGGAGGGCGGCAACCCGTACTCGGACAGGTCGTGCAAGCCGCCCTTGCGTTGTAAGTACGCCATCAGCCGATCGCCGAATTCCACGGACGCCCCGAAGGACCGCAGCAGGATGCCCAGTAGCGGCGGGGGGATGGGACCGTCGCGTGTCGTCAGGTTCGGCGGTGTGCGATACGAGAGCCAGACCTTACCGGCACCAGCTTCGACCAGATCGACGGCGATCTCGGCTCCGGTATTACCGATGCCCACCACCAGCACATCGCGGCCCCGATATGGGGCGCCGTTCTTGTAGTGCGCACCGAGCGTGATGTTCCCTGGAAACTGGTCAAGTCCAGGCCAGGTCGGCTCGACCGGCACTCGGTTGTAGCCGGTCGCGACCACCACAGCCCACGCGTCGAACGACCCCGCCGACGTCTCGAGGCGCCAGCCGTCCGGGGTACGATCCACCCGCCGCACCTCGACACCCGTCCGGACGTCCAATCGGTGATGGGCGACGTATCGCTCCAAGTGCGCGACTACGCCGTCGCGCGAGACCCACTTCCCCTCGCTACGCGGGAATCGGAGCCCGGGCAGATTCGACAGCCAGCGGATCGTGTGCAGATGCAGCCGGTCGTACTGACCTCGCCAGAACTCGCCGACCCTGCCCCGTTCGAATACCACGGGCTGGTAGCCGCGCCGCTTGAGCACCGCGGCAGCGGAGAGCCCCCCGGGTCCGGCGCCGACCACTGCGACGACCCGCTTAGTCACGGCGGCGAGGCACCCATCTGAATCCGCTTCCTGATCGCTCGACGCGCGCTGGAACCTGGCCCGGGATATGGGTCGCCAACACGTCGACGCCGCGGTCGGCGAACTCGTTTAGCAGCCGGCGCCGCGTTTCGAGCCCGAGAGCTTGGTCGATGTCCGGAACGACGGCTTGGGGCCGCTCGACGAGCTCGATCGCGTGAATGAGGTCGGCCGCGAAGACGAGCGGCTCGCGGCCGTCAACCTCCACGACCGAGTGCCCCGGCGTATGCCCGGGCGCGGGCCGCAGGCGAACGCCCGGAGCGACCTCGACGTCGCCAGCGACGGCGACAAGCACGGGCGCGAGTGCCGCGACCGCGACGGGGCCGCCTTCGTTGATACGGCCAGACCCTCCGCCCCGGGACCACTCAACCTCGACGGCAGAAGCGACGACGCGAGCGTTGGGGAACGCCGGGCTGAGATCGTCCGGCCATGAACCGTGGAGCGCTCCGCCGACGTGATCCCCGTGGAGATGGGTCAGTATCACCAGATCGATGTCATTCGGCTTGACGCGATGCGCGCGCAGCGCCGCGTCCAGATCCATCTGCAAGCCGTCGATGAGATGGGCCATCACGCCGGTTCCCGCGTCGACGATGATCGTCTGCCGGCGCCGCTGGAGCAGGAGCGCATTAACCGCGACGCGGATCCTCACGCCCGGGTCGGCGTCCACAACGAATGCACTCAGCGGGGCTTCGAACTGCTTGAGCTCGAGGACGGTCACAGCCCAGTTGCCGTCGTCCGCGGCTCTCGGCAATTGGCGCTTCATGCATCCACCCGCCGCCACTTTCGGAGGCTGATTTCCTCGCTCGCGGGAACGGGGAAACCGAGCTGGCCGGTGGACCACGTTCGGCGTGCCTCGGCGACATAGAGATCGCCCTTCGAATCGAGCGCGAGTCCGTGCGGTGCGAGGAACTGGTCGGGCGCGTCGCCGGGAAGCGTCGACCCGATCCGGGCGACGGTCTCGCCGTGATCGTTGACCACGACCACCCGATTCCCGAGATTCGGCAGGCCGTGCTGGGACGGAGCTGGACCAAGCTCCGCCACGAAGAACAGTCCATCTTGGGACGAGCGGGTGATGGCCAGCGGTCTGAACGCGTGCCACTGCTCAACGAACTTTCCTTCCAGGGTGAAGATCTGGAGCCGGAAATTCTCACGGTCGCAGACGATGACATGGTCAGCGTCCAAGAAGCTGATCCCGTGGGGCACGGAGAACTGGCCAGGGTACCCGCCCGACTCGCCCCACGACAGGATGTGCTCGCCTTCCGGGCTGAACCGGTGCACGCGTGCATTGCCGTATCCGTCCGTGACGAACAGCTCGCGCGTCACCGGATGGACGGCCACGTCGGTCGGCCCGTTGAAATACCGCCCGCTGTGTCGTTCGGCTGGCTGACCGAAGGTGCCGATCTGCATCAGCAACTCGCCGCTCTTCGTCCGCTTCTGCACGACGTGGCCGAGGCGGCTATCGACAAGATAGACGTTGTCATCAGCATCGATCGTGATGGCGTGGGGATTCTGGAACTCGCCATCGCCCCATCCACCCAGGGGGGTCCCGTCGGTGCGAAAGACGAGCATCGGCCTAGGGCCGCGATTGAACACGTACACCCGGTCCGCTGAGTCGACCGCGACGGAATTTGCGTCGCCGCTGAAGCTCACGCCGGCAGGCACGCTCCCCCACTCCGCTGACGGTTCGTACCGCAGCACTGAATTCAGCGTCACAGCGATCTCTCCTGTCGCACCGGCGGCGGTTCGGCGAGCTGCTCGAGGCGCGCGGCACCGGTGATCGCCGACACGAGCGCATGCTCGGTCCACTCCGCTGCGGCCCGGTCGGCGATGGTTTCGCCCAGTCGAAGGACAACGATGCGGTCGGCCACTCGAAGCAGGTCGGGGATATCGTGTGAGATGACGATGACACCGCGCCCCTGCGCCTTCAGACGTCCGATGAGCGTCAACACATCCTGCGTTTGACTCACGCCGAGCGCGGCCGTCGGCTCGTCGAGCACGACCACCTTCGGGTCGCCGAGCACGGCCCTGCAGACCGCGGCACACTGACGTTGTCCGCCGGAGAGGGCGCCGAGGGGCACGTCGATGTGGGTGATCCGGATGGCCATCGAGTCGAGGATCTCTCGCCCCACCCGCTCCATCTCCGGCCGCTTCAGCCGCCAGCCCTGCAGAAGCCCGCTCCGCAGCTCACGTCCGAGGAAGATGTTGTCGATAATGTCGAGGTTGTCGCAAAGCGCGAGGTCCTGATACACGGTCTGGATCCCGAGGTTGACCGCGTCGCTCGGCCGCCGGATCTCGACCGGTTCACCCTCGAAGCGGATCACTCCGCTATCGAGCGGAACGCTCCCGGACAGGATCTTGATGAGCGTCGACTTGCCGGCGCCGTTGTCACCCACCAGCGCGACGACTTCGCCACGATGCAGGGTGAGGTTGGCATTGCGTAGGGCAACGACGGCACCGTAGGACTTCGCGATGCCGCGGAGTTCGAGAAGGGGGCCGGTGCCCTGCCGATCAGCGATCACTGCGGCTCCCGTGCGGATTCGACAACGGCCGATCCCTTCTCAACGCGTTGGGGAACTAGTTTCCCTTGCAGAAGGCCGTGTTCGCGACCGCGGCCGTGCAGATCTTGTCCTTTGGCAGGAACCCGTCGTCCACGATTGTCTGTTGCATGTTCGCTGCGGTGACGAGCGTCTCCGGCGCAAGGTAAGTGGGCACGCCGTCCGGGTAGAACCCATTGAGGAACTTCGCGTTGATGTAGCCCGTGCTCTGCGGCGTCTTCCCCTGGATCGCCGCGATGACGAGCGCGACGGTCGCGAGCGCGGTCTGCCTGCCGTCCGGGTGGAACGTGCCGTATTGGTACCCGAGCAGGATCCGCTGGAGCGCAACGACGTCACCGTCGTGCCCGCCGTAGAACTTCACCTTGCCGAGCAGGTTTTGACTCGCCAGGGAGGCGGCGACGCCATTTCCCGTGCTGTCCTGCATCACGAGGACGGCGTCGACGTTGCCGCCGTTCGTCGTAAGACACTGGTCCATCTCGGCCTGTGCGGAGGCCGGGACGAACCCCTTCGTGTCCGTCTTGCACACGATCTGCACCTGGCCACTACTGACCAATGCATTTAGTGCCGGGCTGACGCCATTGGTCCAGCGGTTGTACACCTCGAAGGTCGGGTCCCCGAGGATCTCCGCGAGCCGGACCGGTTTGTGCCCAACGTCGGTCGTCAGGTGGGCCGTGAGGTAGTCACCCCAGAACTTCCCGACGCCCTCGAAGTCGACCCATACGTAGCTGTTGACTGGCCCGCCGATCGGGTCCTGGCGCAGTGCAATGACCGGGATCTTCGCATCGGCGAATTGCTTGAGCGCGCCGCCGGCGGCCGTGGGCACGACGGGACTGTAGACGACGGCCATCGCCTTTGCCGTGATGGCGGCCTCGACCTGTGTTTGCTGAAGCGCCTGGTCGTTGTTGCCGACCAACTGCACCAGAGTCACATTCGGGAGGTACTGCTTGAACGCGGCGACCTCGGTTGGGATGGTATAGAGAGGCCAGGCCGGCGTCGTCGTATTCGGCCACAGCGCGTAGATCTTCCCGGTGATGTTCCTGTTCGGCACGAGCGGCACCGGCGACGTCGGAGTCGTTCCCACGACGAGCTGCGGGCTCGCGGCGGGAGCGGCGCTCGAGCTGTAGGCCGATGCGATGACCGCGGTGATCACCACTAGCGCGAGCGCGATCTTCTGCCTGTTCATGGGCCGACCTCCTTCGGTTCTGATTGGACCCTCGCGGATTGGCTGGCGGCTCCGTAATTCCGCTTTCAGCTTACCAACCGCAACTATAGACGAGGCGTGACCAGCACGCCTTCATTCGCCTGCATGACGAGCGGTTCCTACCCCATCCGTGCGTAGCGCGTAGCGGAAAGCCTTGTCAGACGCCGACTTCAGCGATTCGCCCTGTTGAACGCCAGTTCCCAGCGCGAGGGCCAGTAGCGAACATACCTCCAGGCACGAGGCCTCTCGCGCGCAGCCGGCCCTTCAAACAGCTATCTCCAGCTCCGTCCGCCGCGAGCGTACGGCCCGGCCCGTTGCGCCCTTGACCGCGTCGGTCGCGGGACAGGATAATCAGCCATGGCCGGCTGCGCTCCTCGTGTCGTTACCCCCCGGCTCCGGTGGCGCCAGTCACGAAAAAGCGCATACTCCAAACTCCCTGTTTAAAGTGTCATTCTGCATTCAATATGCCGTTGCGGTTTCATGAGGTAAATCCACAAAAGTCCAAATTTATTGCCTAATAGTCCAGGAAGAACCCATATTGCCCAATAGTCCACACAACTCTATAATGACGATGACCTTAATTTTAGAGGTGTCATGTTTTGAATGACCTTCGCTCTGATCTTGCAAAAATAATCAATCGCTTTTCCCCTGGAGACGGGGCACATGAATCGCCCCTTCGTGGCACGTATTGCATGAAATTATCTCGCCCCGGTCATCGCACGAAAGAAGTTTGGCGCGCATCGTTATGTATCGTCGCTCAGGGATCTAAGGAAATCATTCTGGGCCGCGAAGTCTATCGATGGGATCGGACTCATTACATTGCTACTGCGATTGATTTGCCGGTCACCAGTCGCGTCTCTTCGGCAACACTAGAGGAGCCGTTTTTATGCCTCAAAATCGATTTCAATTCGCTGGCGCTAAGTGAGGTGGCTGCTCAGCTAGAAACGGGCCCGAAGGAAACGAAGAATCCTCTGCGCGCGGTGTTCATCGGAAAAACGAGTGATCAAATGCTCGAGGCTGCGATTCGCTTGGGGAAGCTTTTTCACGTTCCCGAAGACGCATCCGTGCTAGGGCCTTTAGTGACCAAAGAAATCCTTTATCATCTCTTGAAGGGGGCAGACGGACCGGCGATCCGGCAGTTCGTTCGCTCCGGAAGCAAAATGCACAAAATCTCTCAGGCGATTTACAACTTAAGATCCGAACTCAGTGAAGATGTAGATGTGACCTCTTTAGCGAAAGCTGCGAAGATGAGCCGTTCTGCTTTCTTTGAACACTTCAAAAAAGTAACGGCAATGAGCCCAATTCAGTATCAGAAACGCCTCCGGCTGCTGGAGGCAAGGCGTCTGCTGATCCATGAAGGTGAAACAGCGGAGGGAGCAGCGTTTAAGGTAGGGTACAATAGTGCATCACAATTCAGTCGAGAGTATGCTCGAATGTTCGGAAGCTCTCCCTTGAGAGATGCGCTAAGACTGAAGAGGACTGGTGATGCTCCTTCAAAGGTATTTGGACCTACATTCCGCACTTCCGTTCGATGATCCAGGGATCTGTACCGTCGGCGACGACAGTCAGACCCGGCTCGACCGGAGAATAGCGTAACTGAACGCCCGATCCGTAAGGTCAACAATCCAGGGACGTGTACCGTCCGCGAGGACTTACTTCCGGCAAACGGATCAAGCACAAGATTGCGCGGCGACGTCAGGAATCGAATAAAGAAGTCAGCGAGACTCAAGGGCATCCGAGCAGGCTGAGGCTGCAGGCCGTGGGTTCGACAATACCGCAGGTATTCGTCCTTCGCTGTTGTGTTGGCGATTGTTAGAACGTTGGAAGGGATTGCCCCCGTATTATTCGTCAGGAAGGAGGTCCTGCCTATGGCGTGCTCGGAAGGCCGCTTGCCGGCATTGTACTTTCCCAGCGCAAGCAGCCGCAACATAGCT
The DNA window shown above is from bacterium and carries:
- a CDS encoding nuclear transport factor 2 family protein, which translates into the protein MGDLPIAPELRILLDKQEIHDALMRYCRGVDRCDEELMRSIFHQDARAFKAPAWEFVAHFIPANKEATTFTTHFMGNLSIDVVGDKAFSEAYFMTYAGRRQDGQEVIDVFAGRYVDRWERRNGRWGVVLRETVHEWSRGDVAGRTPFPIPPSEEGTFVQPIRGRGDISFTR
- a CDS encoding NAD(P)/FAD-dependent oxidoreductase, giving the protein MTKRVVAVVGAGPGGLSAAAVLKRRGYQPVVFERGRVGEFWRGQYDRLHLHTIRWLSNLPGLRFPRSEGKWVSRDGVVAHLERYVAHHRLDVRTGVEVRRVDRTPDGWRLETSAGSFDAWAVVVATGYNRVPVEPTWPGLDQFPGNITLGAHYKNGAPYRGRDVLVVGIGNTGAEIAVDLVEAGAGKVWLSYRTPPNLTTRDGPIPPPLLGILLRSFGASVEFGDRLMAYLQRKGGLHDLSEYGLPPSPRGVVTQMVRDDVIPVIDVGMIPLVRQRRITPVPAVERLEGKEVVLADGSRLTPDAVIACVGYRRGLEPLVGHLDILNERGRPVVYGGEAAPNAPRLYFVGYKNNISGMFREFGYEARDIARALKHA
- a CDS encoding MBL fold metallo-hydrolase codes for the protein MKRQLPRAADDGNWAVTVLELKQFEAPLSAFVVDADPGVRIRVAVNALLLQRRRQTIIVDAGTGVMAHLIDGLQMDLDAALRAHRVKPNDIDLVILTHLHGDHVGGALHGSWPDDLSPAFPNARVVASAVEVEWSRGGGSGRINEGGPVAVAALAPVLVAVAGDVEVAPGVRLRPAPGHTPGHSVVEVDGREPLVFAADLIHAIELVERPQAVVPDIDQALGLETRRRLLNEFADRGVDVLATHIPGQVPARVERSGSGFRWVPRRRD
- a CDS encoding peptidyl-alpha-hydroxyglycine alpha-amidating lyase family protein, with product MTLNSVLRYEPSAEWGSVPAGVSFSGDANSVAVDSADRVYVFNRGPRPMLVFRTDGTPLGGWGDGEFQNPHAITIDADDNVYLVDSRLGHVVQKRTKSGELLMQIGTFGQPAERHSGRYFNGPTDVAVHPVTRELFVTDGYGNARVHRFSPEGEHILSWGESGGYPGQFSVPHGISFLDADHVIVCDRENFRLQIFTLEGKFVEQWHAFRPLAITRSSQDGLFFVAELGPAPSQHGLPNLGNRVVVVNDHGETVARIGSTLPGDAPDQFLAPHGLALDSKGDLYVAEARRTWSTGQLGFPVPASEEISLRKWRRVDA
- a CDS encoding ATP-binding cassette domain-containing protein, which translates into the protein MIADRQGTGPLLELRGIAKSYGAVVALRNANLTLHRGEVVALVGDNGAGKSTLIKILSGSVPLDSGVIRFEGEPVEIRRPSDAVNLGIQTVYQDLALCDNLDIIDNIFLGRELRSGLLQGWRLKRPEMERVGREILDSMAIRITHIDVPLGALSGGQRQCAAVCRAVLGDPKVVVLDEPTAALGVSQTQDVLTLIGRLKAQGRGVIVISHDIPDLLRVADRIVVLRLGETIADRAAAEWTEHALVSAITGAARLEQLAEPPPVRQERSL
- a CDS encoding substrate-binding domain-containing protein — its product is MNRQKIALALVVITAVIASAYSSSAAPAASPQLVVGTTPTSPVPLVPNRNITGKIYALWPNTTTPAWPLYTIPTEVAAFKQYLPNVTLVQLVGNNDQALQQTQVEAAITAKAMAVVYSPVVPTAAGGALKQFADAKIPVIALRQDPIGGPVNSYVWVDFEGVGKFWGDYLTAHLTTDVGHKPVRLAEILGDPTFEVYNRWTNGVSPALNALVSSGQVQIVCKTDTKGFVPASAQAEMDQCLTTNGGNVDAVLVMQDSTGNGVAASLASQNLLGKVKFYGGHDGDVVALQRILLGYQYGTFHPDGRQTALATVALVIAAIQGKTPQSTGYINAKFLNGFYPDGVPTYLAPETLVTAANMQQTIVDDGFLPKDKICTAAVANTAFCKGN
- a CDS encoding AraC family transcriptional regulator; the encoded protein is MNDLRSDLAKIINRFSPGDGAHESPLRGTYCMKLSRPGHRTKEVWRASLCIVAQGSKEIILGREVYRWDRTHYIATAIDLPVTSRVSSATLEEPFLCLKIDFNSLALSEVAAQLETGPKETKNPLRAVFIGKTSDQMLEAAIRLGKLFHVPEDASVLGPLVTKEILYHLLKGADGPAIRQFVRSGSKMHKISQAIYNLRSELSEDVDVTSLAKAAKMSRSAFFEHFKKVTAMSPIQYQKRLRLLEARRLLIHEGETAEGAAFKVGYNSASQFSREYARMFGSSPLRDALRLKRTGDAPSKVFGPTFRTSVR